GATAGTTATGTCCAACTTTACCCAACTTTATACACCCACTTAGATAAAGAGATTAAGATGGACCATTGACTTGAAAATAAGCTCTTTCCTGTTATTGTAAAGAAATTGACAGCATAATAAGGATTTATGTCTTTGGCTTCTTATCGTGCAGAATGTTCTTCAACCGCTAAAATGATGGAAGACCAAAGGCTTTGACTGACTAGTCAAAGTCATCCACTCACTGGCATTCCGACCGACACCACCATCCAGGGACTGGCAAATTATATCCATGGCGGGATCTCATCTACATCTCGATCATCGTTTACAGCTTGTCTGGATTGCGAGTTATTGAGGGTTATGGAGGTTTATTAAACAAGGGATTACTGTCAAATAGGTGCTCAGGGgtaaatgtgatttttttttttcatgctgACAAGGGATGCCCGAGGGAGGCCCAGATTCAGTCTCACAAAATCACAATAGTATTgaagaggaaaatgaaaaacaagaagaagacgGAGATTTCTCCCGTCTTCGTAATGAGATTTACAGTAGAATAACAAAGATATGATGCAAGAGCATTTACAAAAATGACAAGAACTCAGACTCCCCGTTTTGGAAGTTTCCATCTGCCAAATTCCACGTTGCCACCCATTTATCGGCTTCTCATGCTCCTCCTGAGAGATTTATAATTTCccatttataaaattgaattaattagaGGAATGAAAGCTGCATACATAATAGAAATCGAGGATGTACAATTGGGTTCATCAATGCAGAAACTTTAGAAATATCAAGGTGGTTACTGTAAGAtccatgatttttttattgcgacaataaatatatggattaattattatattttattacgAATCTATCATTATTTAACGAGATGAATTATTTCTTATTAAGTACTATGTGCAATTATggatttttttccccaaattACTTCCCTTAAAACCTCGTCCGATTCCACACGTTGCGGAGAGGACTGTCTTTTGCCTTCATCTCTCAGGGAATATgggggagggagaagagatcaTGAGAGACTGAGATTGAGAAGGGGAATGAGAGTGGCGACCGGGACTTGGAATCGAGCAATTGTCATGACCAGGGATTGGAAACAGAACGTCACAAATGGTACCAAAGCTTAGCTATTAGATCTTGAATGgggaattaattcttttctcaattcaatttgGGCCAAACTTGAGAGCGTTCGTCTGTGTCAAATTTCAGAAATCGGTAAGTTCTTGTGTGGTCATTTGGTTGTTTTCTGTTAAATGGTAAGCGTGAGAATAGATATAATTTTAGCTTAAACTCTAGACTCTTaacttatgtatatatatatataaaaggaattCACACTCATCCGGACTTATGAATTTAAACTTCTAAAATTCTACTTCTTATTACATGATCTTCAATACAGATCCAGACATCCACGTACTACAAGTTACAACAGTGACTGGAGACCATATATCAATGAGAGAATACAAACTTGAAAATATGTGGTCTTAAATCAGATAGAGTACAAAAAGACACGTGACCAGGAAGAGTGGTAATACTTAAAATGAGTCATTATACATATCAAGTAATGGCACTCCATTCGGTACTAATATCTCGTAGGAAGGGTTGGTTTGGAAAATGACTAATCTCATTCAGCTCCACACAATGAGCACTTGCCTCCAGTAGCAAAACTAGAATAGTTACAGAAGTCTATATTAGATACACTTCTGTTATAATGGTGTTTACCGGCATgattcataatttcaaaattatgcTATCGTATGTTCGCAACATATATCATCAATGTGTCCTATCCCATCTGTTAAGCTGTAAGCTGATAATGACATCAATTGATACCTAAAGTCAGGCtaacaatatttttttgttgacAGCAAGCAATGCAATTATTTCAAATTCCCTGACTCAACACATGCATGAAGAATCTGTCTAATGAGAATACTTATGCAATGATTCGATGCGGATAATGAGACATATTCAGAAAAGATGGTTCATCGACTTCAAACAAGCTCTTCTCTGTTAGATTATAAAGAAGTTAACAGCCTTTTTCTTTGATTTATGACTATCGACAGCCTAATAAGGATAAATATATGTCTCTGCCTTCTTATTTTGCAGAATTTTCTTCAACCACATTAAATTGATGCAAATAAAGACCAAAGGCATTGACTGACTGTTCAAAGTCATCCAGTTACTCGTATTCCGGCCAACACCAACACCCAGGTACTGTGGTGACAGCCTGGATCCATTGTGCTCGATCACTGTATGCTGTTGAAGCGATGATATTTGCCTGAGAAGAGGCTTCCGATCGATGAGCCACTGTAAGTGTCTGCCATTGCTGCTCGGGGTCGAGGTGATTGTTTTGTGCTGACAAGGGACAGCTAAGGGAGCGCTGCTTGGTCTTTACAGAATCAATTAAAGGggagaaagaaaaacaagaagagaagatgaagattcCTCTTGTCTTCctaatcaatcaattataatatattaaaaccGAAGTGCGATGCGAGAATGCGTCATGACTTACTTTTTTGAAACCTTGAGCTAGTGGTTAAACGTCTTTCCGGTTGCTCGGACTGTTTAATTCTTGATCGAATGTTGGTGTATCCTTCCATTTCTATCACTGTCTCTTCGCACTTTTCAATATCCTATGTCGGTAGGATATCGTCTAATACTATGTGCGTAATCAAGAAGATAtgaaatatttctttaaaaaaataaaaaattatccatcgtgaataaaatattaaaaacaatttaaaaatatatatccaagTAAATTAAAACATTTCTTCATAAAACTCGAATAAACtatactttattaatttttgataAACCCACGCAACATGTAGAGCTGCCTATAGTATATATTAAAGGGGAATAAGAAgatttagccaaaaaaaaattgaggggaataagaagaacaaaaagaagatgaagatttcTCCAATCTTCGTAATTAGATTTACAGTATAATACCAGAGATATGATATAAGAGCATTGACAAAGCAGACGCACTCCGTTGTTTTCTATAAAGCAGTACAAGAACTCAGATTCCTCGTTTTTGGAAGATTCCATCTGTTAAATTCCGTCTTGCCACCCATTGATTGGCGTCTGGCGCTCCTCCTGAATGATTTATAATTTCTCattgacaaaattaaattagaggAATGAAAGATGCATAACAAAAGACGAGTAAGTTCTGTTGCTCAGTAGCAATGCAGAACCTTAAGAAATATTAAGATGGTTAGTGATGGCGATGGACATAGAATTAAAGGGAGAgtttttttgtgaaaaataCCTCGATTATTTGTAGGTGGCACATTCTTCTTCGgcctattttttttcctgggtCGTTGCCTCGTGACCATTCTCTCTAAGCATATTGGTCTCCTAGACCCCTGGTCTCCAGCATAATGTAACCTGCTGAAATCCCAAAGGAAAGTCCGCATCCGTAGCTCATTAAAACCCCCTCTATTCAATCATACTACCAGACTctgtctcttcttcttcatgggAAGTAGAGAGGTCTGTTTGTCTTGATCATTACCGCATTCTTTTCGCAAAGCATGGCCACACAATCCAAGATTCCTATCAAAGGAGTAGCCGAAAGTGTCGAATTGCGTGCTTTGTTGTCCTGTCCCTTGAGCTGGTGATTTGAGAGATTCAACCATGAGAGTGATGAAAGATTTGCCAAACCTCTTGGGATCCCCCATTAAGCCTGAGAGATATTTTAAAGAGGAACAGGCCCTGAGAATCCAGATGAAGAGAGATTGAGGTGTGACAATCTTGTAAAACCACCAATGTTGGGCGAAATTTGTGAGCCATTGAAATCGTTACCTGAGAGGTTGAACCAAACATCAGGGAGCAAAAAGGGGGTGCTGTTGTAATGGGGGCCTCCTTGGAGCTGACTGCAACTGAAGTTGAGGCCAATCACGTAAGTGGTTGCTCTATGGCATGTGATCCCATCGCACGAGCAGTAGTCAGTGCTGTTCTTCCATAAGGCCATCTTTGCATATGATGTGACTGAGGGAAAGTCACATTATAATGACGCATATTCTGTTAGGATAAATAAATTGCTGAGCCGGAGCAGGGCATCACACTAATCTACAAGGCTCAACTGTTGGGACGAATAAGAACGAGATGATGTGCTACTAGTGGTGGGAAAAGCAGGAATATCTATAGAATGGCTTTGGAGTAAAGAGAGGAGGAAGTGAAAGGGAAAGAGTATGCTTCAGAAGTATCTCAAGTGGCAATGAATGAATTGAATATGGATGTAACGGGAGAAGACGACTGCTACTAGATAGTTCAGAGTTCGAGTCAAACAAGTCTTCTTCGATGTCCACGCACACCCACTTTATGTATGAATTGATGAAGAAATTAATAAGAAGGTTCATTGCCTTGAAATAAGAACATGCCtcaaaaaacagagaaattcTGTCGTGTTTCATCTAAGAACACGCATCAATTGAGCTTCATCAATTCATCAATTGAGGCTCGATGCTGCAATTTTGATCTGTAATCTTTCTTTTGCTGTTTTGTTCTTTGAGCTTCTCTTAGATGAGTGTACATTTTTTATAACAGATAAAAGAGTCATAaattattccaaaaaaaaaaaaaggaacacgCATCAATACCAGACTAAACATTACGAGAACTCAGATTTACTGTAGTTCGAAGACTCCGCCAGCCATTCTTTGCCCCGCTGCACGCCCACTTCACCGGCCTCTGGTGCTCCTCCTGAATgatttacaattaatttttcctcaagaaaatttaattagaGAAACGAAAGCTACATCATGAAAATTGAATGTTGTCCTAGTGAAGACACACAGACATGTTCGCAGCCATGTAATCCcataatatattatgaaataaCTTGTCATGAAATAAGTACCTTGCATGATTTCTCGAGGCAGCATTCTTCTTTGTTCTGCTTGCTTTCCTGGGTCGTTTCCTCTCGACCATTCTTGCTAACCATCTCGGTCTCCTGGTCTGCAGCATGATGTACCCAGCTGAAATCCCAAGTGCTAGTCCACATCCATAGCCCATCGGCACTGCTCTCCGCTCAATCCcatttctcttcttcctcatgggaagttgaggggtgcGTTTGTATTGCATCGTTCCCGCGTGCctttggtaagggatgtccaCACAATCCCGAATTCCAGTCAAAGGAGCGGTTGACAGTGTCGAACTGTGTGCTTTGAGGAATCTGTCCCACAAGCTGTTTGTTTAAGAGATTCAAGTAGGAGAGTGACGCAAGATCTGCCAATCCTCTGGGGATCTTCCCGGCGAGCTTGTTCGAGGAGAGGTCCAACCACTCAAGATTAGTCAGATTTCCCATAGAAAAAGGAATGTTACCACTTAGACTGTTGTGAGAAAAATTGAGTCCCTTGAGTGCCTTCAGATCTCCAATTAAGTCTGGAATCTCTCCTTCGAAGAAGTTGATTGAGAAGTTGATGGTTGTAAACAAGGTCAGAATTTTCACCAGCTCCATCTTCAGCCCCTTCATCTCCACCACAATAGAATCTTGATAGTATTCATCGCCCATGTATTGCAAACCACCTCTCACTTCATTCTTCATGGCTTTTAGTTTCGCAATGTACTTAGCTGGCAAAGGACCATAAAACTTATTGTTGGAGAGGTCGAAAATGCGCAGTTTCGGGAAGGGATGATTATTTCTCTTGGAACTATCAATCGGACCACAAAACTTGTTGGATCTCAAGACAAGTACTTGCAACTTTGGAAGAGTATCCAACCAATAAGGGAAGCTGCCCTCCAACTCATTTTCACTTAGATCCAGAACTTCTAAGTTCTTGCAATATTCTAAAGATCGCGGCAGGGTTCCTTCAAGTTGATTTTGACTCAAGCGGATCGTCCTCAAGCTGGTCTCTTGGACAAATATTTCACGTAAACCACCAACAAACTTATTTGCTCGAAGATCCAATACTGATAGGTGGgcaatgaaatttttaaagcAATAAGGAAGGGTGCCCGTCAACATGTTATTGGATAGGTCGATGACATTTAGCCCCGTGGCTCTGCATATCTGATAAGGAGTGTGTCCACTGAACTTGTTGTTCGAAATGGAATAGAACCAAATAGTGGGAGGTGGAATTGGGAGTGGTCCGTCAAAATTATTAATAGCTAAGTCAACAAAATAAATTGTTGAATTCATAGAGAAAATTATTGGCAACTCTCCAGAAAAATGGTTGTTGGAGAGCCTTAAGTATGAAAGCTGCGGAGGGAGGGGATCTTCAACAACTCCATGAAACTTGTTCTGCTGTAAATCTAGAATCCTCAATCTGCCGCTACCATTTAACCAGCATGGGAAGGtgtcatatatttcattataactGACATTTAAGCGCACTAAGCTCGTACAATTTCCAAGAGATTTTGGCAGAGGACCTCGAAATAGAACTTTGCTCAAATGCAAGCTGGAGAGGCTGCTTAAATTTCTCAAACATCTCGGAAAAGTGTCGTTGAGTCTGTTATTTGAGACCTCAAGTTCTTGTAGTGAACTCATTTCACAGATTGATGATGGGATCTCTCCTGCGAAATTATTAGATGAGAGATCCAAGAGTGTCAATGTGTCCCTCCCTACTCTCCAAAACCATTCAGGAATCCGTCCACTGATCATGTTCCCATTAAGGAGCAATACTTCCAAATTTTCCGAAGAACTCAAGAAATATGGGAACCCGGTCAGGTTGCAACCGAACAAATTCAACACCTTGAGCTTTGGGAAGGATAAGTTCCCATCACTTTGCAACAACACATTGAGGTTCTGTGGAAGGTAAAGGTACTGGAGATCTTTCAGTGTTGAGAACATTTCAAAGTCCACGGTGCCACTGAGCTCGTCACCTCCAAGGTCCAAGTGGGTGAGGTGGTCAAGGTTTCCAAGTGTCGGTGGGATTGGACCAGTACCAGAGGTCCAAATGTTCCACAGATGTCAGATTCCTCAGTGAAGTAGGAATTGACCCGTGGAAGTTTGTATCTGATAGATCCAAGGATATGAGCGGACTGGTCCAGTTTGCTCGAGAAATAGTGCCTTTAGGATAAATATTCTGAAAAAGAGAGAGGCCGCGGAGGTTTGCGAAATGGAAGATGGCAAGTGGGAATATCCCACGCAGATCACAGAATCCAAGGCTCAAAGATGTCAGAGTGGAAGGAAGTCTGCGAGGGAAATAGTAGAAATTCTAGACATATCGGTACCTTCGAGAACAAGTTCTCTCAGTTGACTGAGATTATGCACAATCCTTTTGAAACTATGATTTTCTATTGCTACAAGACCAATGGGATTAGAGTTAGAGAGATCGAGTGAAACTAGTCTGGAAAGGTGAGATATTTCCAGAGGAACACGGCCCGAGAATCCAAAATTAGATTGATTGAGATGGGTCATTTCTGTAAAGGTACCGAACTTGGGTGAAATTTGTGAGCCATAGAAATTGCAACCAGCTAGGTTGAGCCATCGAAGATTGGGGAGCGAAAAGAGCATGCTGTTGGAATGGAAGGTCCCTTGGAGCCAGCTGCGGCTGAGGTCAAGTCCAGTCACGTAATTAGTCGCTCTGTGGCATGTGACCCCATCCCACGAGCAGCAACCAGTGCCATTCTTCCACGAGGCTGTCTTTGGATATGAAGTGACGGAGCAGCAAACAGAGGAAGTGTAGGTATTGCCGCAGCCATATCCAGAGGCATTTCTCATGATGATGAATGAATGGCTGAACTGAAGCAGGGCTTCACACTCTCCCATATGGCTCAGATGTTGGGACGAAGGGGATGATATCTTGGGAACCGAAACAGCAATGGAGGAGTATAACAGGAAAGAGATCAGGAGGCAGGGAAAGAGCCAAACGTTGATCATCTTGTCTTGTGAGTAATACTGACTGAAGATGAAATTTGATGTGTTTAAGATGGAATGAATTATCAAGGATATATCGCTGAAATTATTAACCCCATAACGTGCTGAATTTAGTATGTGTCGTGGAATTCTTCCCAGTCACTTTCCTCACCAAGTAGTCAACAaagaaagggagaaaaaaatggaagtGTCTGTTTTCTCCTCACAAATTTCCAGCTGACTAAGGCGTTGACCACTACGTGCAGTCCGCTTGATCCTGACCTCCATTTGGATTAGTTCAATCATTCGAAGCGGTTATGAAAGCTACTACAGTACGGTCCCCCCATCTCCGATCAGTTTTACATATTCCATGTGCATCGTCAATTGAATGAGTTAAGCCAGTAGCAGTAAAACTTATATATACCCGAATCGAAGTGTCAGACACGGTTGAGTCAAGGTGATTGCCGTCGTGACAATCTGAGACAACTTAGGAAGGCCAGCTCGGGATAGCTTTGCTAAATTGTGACTAATATGCTCcaggggcttcggccttgtttTCCAGTTTGGCTGCAGCAAGTAACTCATATTAATTCAGTCACTCAATTCATGCGAGTTTTGGTGAGAAGGAGATTGCTGAAGTTGGTTCTGAATTTGGAAGGGGAAGCACAAATGTCACGGTGAGCCctgaaaacaaaaattgtAAGTTAAAACGGGGAAAAGATCGAGAATATATGTCAAGAAGAGTAGATCTGTCACCTACAGGATATTTATATTTGCGATTTTGCAGGTACTATTATTGCAATCGTTCTGCTTATGGGTACTTCTTCAGGGTAATCAACATGTTCATTGGTGGTTATATTATTTCGATGCCAGTTTACGCACAATAGCAGGTGCATCTGTGTGCAGATTACCAGAACAAGCTCTAACTTTATCCTCTTCATCCCGGAGTATTTTCcagttctctctcttcattttcAGTAATAGGAATCACCTCAGAAAACATGCCTATAAAACATATCCTGTAATACCATACAAGTGCGTGCTTATGAATAGCATGAAAAATGGAAGAACTCTGTTACATATGTCCAGGAACTCATTATAGTAGCAACATTATTCTAGCAAAGAGGGCTCTGAAGATTCCCGACTTCATCAAAAGCTCTTTTGCGCATCAGCTGTTTGGAGATAACCCCTGTCTCTTTGTTGGTTTGCCCAGTTTATTGACCTCGGCTTCTCCTGATTCACAAGGTTTTGCATGGAgattcaaaaacaaaaagggtTCAGGATGAAAATCAAGGTTGTTATAGGTGCAAAGTTCTTACAGATTAACCGAACTTAGATAGAGAAAACTGCAGAATAAAATATGAACAGCATGAGATCGAAGGGCAAATATGTTTCTAGAAGATGTGCAATTCATGACCTAAAGGAAGAATTTGCAGTAAACATTACCTTGTGTGATTTCTTGGAATAGCAGTTCTCGTTGGCCGGTTTGTTTCCTCTCAACCATCTTCACCAGCCACCTCGGTCTCCCTGTCTCTAGCATGATATATCCCCCTGAAATCTCGAATCCAACACCGCATCCATAGCCCATGACTACAGCTCTCCATTCGATCTGGTTCCCGAGTTCATTCCTTCTTCATCTGGGGAAGTTGTTGAGGGTTGTGCATCATCTCCACATGCTTGTGGCAAGGGATGCCAGCATAATCTGGGATTTCCATCGAAAGAGTCACGGTTGAATGTGTCGAATTGTGTGCTCTGAGGGATGGGCTCTGTGAGTTGATCTACCGAGAGATTCAAGTAGGATAGTGATGCTAACTCTGCTAATGCTGTAGGAATCTGCCCAGTGAGCTTGTTTGAGGAGAGGTCCAGCCACTCGAGATTACAGAAGAAGGGATTCTGCCCGTAAGAGTGTTGTGACAAAAGCTGAGCCCTCTAAGGGCCTTCAGATATCCAACGGCTTCTGGAATCAGTCCTTCAAAGGATTCCTAGACATGTCAAGAGTCGTGAACACGGTCAAAATTCTAACCTACTCTCCCTCCATCCCTTTCATGATGACCTTGACAGAATCTTGGTAACCATAGCGTCTACTCTTCATGTACTGCAGACCTcctttctcttcattcttcatGGCATTTGCCTTGACGATGATTGTAATCGGTAAAGGACCAGAGAAGTTGTTGTCGGAGAGTAGAATCGAACATTAAAGAGATATTCGCGAAGGGGTGATCTGTGTTCTTGGAACAATTTAAAGGGCCAAGGAAACTGTTGGATCTCAGAACAAGGACCTGCAGCTCAGGAAGAGCATCTAACCACACAGAGAAGCGATCCTCCAAGTAGTTGTTGCCGAGATCAAGGACCTCCATGTTCTTGCAATTTGCCAAAGATCGTGGTAGTGCACCCCCAAGTTGATTCTGACTCAAATCAATGGACGTCAATTTGTTCTCTGGGACAAACATTTTAGGAATTTGGCTGACAGACTTGTTCATTTGAAGATTGAGCACTAATAGACTGGTATTGGAATTTGCAAGACACTAGGGATGGTGCCACTCAGGCTGTTGTTAGACAAGTTGATGACCTCAAGACCAGTAGCATTGCGGATTGAAGACGTAATCTCACCCATAAACTCATTTCCAGACACAGGATAGAAACCAATTGCCGGGGGTGGAATTGGTACGGGACCTTTGCAACCATTATTTGATAAATCAATGATCGAGATCTAGAATTTGAAAAGAAGTTCACTACTGGCAACAGACCACAGAAGTTATTTGCAGTGATAGAGAAGTACTCTAGCTGACCGAGGAAAAACGGATTTTTTTCGGATTTAATGAAACCATAAAACTTGTTTGACTGCAAATCAAGAGATCTTAAGTTGGGGATTATTAAATTTCTAATGGGCTTATACGGACCtgggcccatatccacttaaaaactcaagctaataagtggtggtacccaagctACATATTAACCCatagattttccttttctttttcgatgtggaATTTATCctattttactcctcaacacctcaacacccgccctcacgtgcaacgcCTCAACACCCActctcacgtgcaacgtgtggttTATATCTgtctacacgttgtcacgtgcccttaaacacctgccctcaacaattgaccttgagccgggctcatcttccgtgcttgggcgaggcgcactcttggctgcacTCGACATATTGGGCCTAGCGTGACATGGGTGCGCATATGCGCGTGGGCGCGCTACGCGTAATcagggctctgataccatattaaatttttattgggTTTATACGGACCTgtgcccatatccacttaaaagctcaagctgataagtggtggtacccaagtaACATATTAACTCatagattttccttttcttttccgatgtggaatttatcatattttactcctcaacacctCAACACGGATAATCAGCCAGTATGGAAAAGTGTcagaaatttcatttttgctGATATCTACATCTACTAATATTGTACAGTTTGCAAGAGATCTCGGCAATGGACCCTCTAGCTGATTGCCGCCCAAATTCAACCGCCCCAGATTAGTCAAATTCCCAAAACATTCCCGAACGGTGCCGCTGAGATTGTTATTTGACAGAACCAGATCTCTTAATGAACTTACTCCACAAAATGAAGATGGGATGTCTCCGGAGATTTTGTTGTTTGAGACATCAGATAAGTAAGTTGTAGGTGGCAGGGCTGGGAGCGGTCCCTCCAGGAAGTCTCCACTAAGGAGAGCGAAATCTATACAATTCCAAGGGAATTGGGACATGACTCCGGTAATCTTGTTATCAGATAGAACTAAGAACTCCAAGGTATCAATCCCTATGCTAAATAACCATTGAGGAATCTGCCCCTCAATCATGTTTCTTGACAGGTCCAGCAAGCCAAGTTCTTAAGAACTCAAGAAATATGGAAATTCGGTTAAGCTGCAATCAGAGAGTACTAACATGTCGAGATTTGGGAAGGAGCAGTTCCCATTGTTTTGCACTAGCAGTCGCAACTTTGATGGGAGCCAGAGGAGTATGCCATTTTTGAGCTTCGAGAACATTGTTTCGAACTCTAGGGCACCACTCAGGTTGCTCGATGAAAGGTCCAAGATCCTGAGCTGCTCATGGTTCCCACATAGGGCGCCAGGTGATAATGTCTGGAAAACTCGGGTGTCTGATCGTGCGGTCTTCTCCTCTTCGTTCTGCTGCCCCCTCCTTATATTTATAAGCAATCTGCCATCCATGACAGTTAACGTCTGTCATGACCAGAAAAGGGGGAGGCAGGCACTGCTTCATTCCATGGGCTGGACCAAATGTTTGCTTGGGCTTTCTTGGGCCCCCATTGGGGGAGGCCCATCACCAACAATAGATTCTGTTacaatgcgtttgtttt
Above is a window of Punica granatum isolate Tunisia-2019 chromosome 7, ASM765513v2, whole genome shotgun sequence DNA encoding:
- the LOC116214574 gene encoding receptor-like protein 43 — its product is MFSTLKDLQYLYLPQNLNVLLQSDGNLSFPKLKVLNLFGCNLTGFPYFLSSSENLEVLLLNGNMISGRIPEWFWRVGRDTLTLLDLSSNNFAGEIPSSICEMSSLQELEVSNNRLNDTFPRCLRNLSSLSSLHLSKVLFRGPLPKSLGNCTSLVRLNVSYNEIYDTFPCWLNGSGRLRILDLQQNKFHGVVEDPLPPQLSYLRLSNNHFSGELPIIFSMNSTIYFVDLAINNFDGPLPIPPPTIWFYSISNNKFSGHTPYQICRATGLNVIDLSNNMLTGTLPYCFKNFIAHLSVLDLRANKFVGGLREIFVQETSLRTIRLSQNQLEGTLPRSLEYCKNLEVLDLSENELEGSFPYWLDTLPKLQVLVLRSNKFCGPIDSSKRNNHPFPKLRIFDLSNNKFYGPLPAKYIAKLKAMKNEVRGGLQYMGDEYYQDSIVVEMKGLKMELVKILTLFTTINFSINFFEGEIPDLIGDLKALKGLNFSHNSLSGNIPFSMGNLTNLEWLDLSSNKLAGKIPRGLADLASLSYLNLLNKQLVGQIPQSTQFDTVNRSFDWNSGLCGHPLPKARGNDAIQTHPSTSHEEEEKWD
- the LOC116214575 gene encoding receptor-like protein 41, with protein sequence MFVPENKLTSIDLSQNQLGGALPRSLANCKNMEVLDLGNNYLEDRFSVWLDALPELQANAMKNEEKGGLQYMKSRRYGYQDSVKNPFFCNLEWLDLSSNKLTGQIPTALAELASLSYLNLSVDQLTEPIPQSTQFDTFNRDSFDGNPRLCWHPLPQACGDDAQPSTTSPDEEGMNSGTRSNGEL
- the LOC116214576 gene encoding receptor-like protein Cf-9 homolog, whose protein sequence is MSAELCSTSVIHSSSPEMPLKASCDIFSPASYPKTASWTKAADCCLWDGVACDGATREVIGLHLSCSWLQGTLHSNSTLFSLRSLWKLNLAGKDFGGSQISSRLLINIRRGQQNEEEKTARSDTRVFQTLSPGALCGNHEQLRILDLSSSNLSGALEFETMFSKLKNGILLWLPSKLRLLVQNNGNCSFPNLDINMIEGQIPQWLFSIGIDTLEFLVLSDNKITGVMSQFPWNCIDFALLSGDFLEGPLPALPPTTYLSDVSNNKISGDIPSSFCGVSSLRDLVLSNNNLSGTVRECFGNLTNLGRLNLGGNQLEGPLPRSLANCTILVDVDISKNEISDTFPYWLIIRVEISIIDLSNNGCKGPVPIPPPAIGFYPVSGNEFMGEITSSIRNATGLEVINLSNNSLSGTIPSVLQIPIPVY